A genome region from Pongo pygmaeus isolate AG05252 chromosome 17, NHGRI_mPonPyg2-v2.0_pri, whole genome shotgun sequence includes the following:
- the DSG3 gene encoding desmoglein-3, whose translation MMGLFPRATGTLAIFMVVILVHGELRIETKGQYDEEEMTVQQAKRRQKREWVKFAKPCREGEDNSKRNPIAKITSDYQATQKITYRISGVGIDQPPFGIFVVDKNTGDINITAIVDREETPSFLITCRALNAQGLDVEKPLILTVKILDINDNPPVFSQQIFMGEIEENSASNSLVMILNATDADEPNHLNSKIAFKIVSQEPAGTPMFLLSRNTGEVRTLTNSLDREQASSYRLVVSGADKDGEGLSTQCECNIKVKDVNDNFPMFRDSQYSARIEENILSSELLRFQVTDLDEEYTDNWLAVYFFTSGNEGNWFEIQTDPRTNEGILKVVKALDYEQLQSVKLSIAVKNKAEFHQSVISRYRVQSTPVTIQVINVREGIAFRPASKSFTVQKGISSTKLVDYILGTYEAIDEDTKKAASNVKYVMGRNDGGYLTIDSKTAEIKFVKNMDRDSTFIVNKTITAEVLAIDEYTGKTSTGTVYVRVPGFNDNCPTAVLEKDAICSSSPSVVVSARTLNNRYTGPYTFALEDQPVKLPAVWSITTLNATSALLRAQEQIAPGVYHISLVLTDSQNNRCEMPGSLTLEVCQCDNRGVCGTSYPTTSPGTKYGRPHSGRLGPAAIGLLLLGLLLLLLAPLLLLTCDCGAGSTGGVTGGFIPVPDGSEGTIHQWGIEGAHPEDKEITNICVPPITANGADFMESSEVCTNTYARGTAVEGTSGMEMTTKLGAATESGGAAGFATGTVSGAASGFGAATGVGICSSGQSGTMRTRHSTGGTNKDYADGAISMNFLDSYFSQKAFACAEEDDGQEANDCLLIYDNEGADATGSPVGSVGCCSFIADDLDDSFLDSLGPKFKKLAEISLGVDGEGKQVQPPSKDSGYGIESCGHPIEVQQTGFVKCQTLSGSQGASALSASGSVQPAVSIPDPLQHGNYVVTETYSASGSLVQPSTAGFDPLLTQNVIVTERVICPISSVPGNLAGPTQLQGSHTMLCTEDPCSRLI comes from the exons ATGATGGGGCTCTTCCCCAGAGCTACAGGAACTCTGGCCATCTTCATG GTGGTCATATTGGTTCATGGAGAATTGCGAATAGAG ACTAAAGGTCAATATGATGAAGAAGAGATGACTGTGCAACAAGCTAAAAGAAGGCAAAAACGTGAATGGGTGAAATTTGCCAAACCATGCAGAGAAGGAGAAGATAACTCAAAAAGAAACCCAATTGCCAAG ATTACTTCAGATTACCAAGCGACCCAGAAAATTACCTACCGAATCTCTGGAGTGGGAATTGATCAGCCGCCTTTTGGAATCTTTGTTGTTGACAAAAACACTGGCGATATTAACATAACAGCTATAGTTGACCGGGAGGAAACTCCAAGCTTCCTG ATCACATGTCGGGCTCTAAATGCCCAAGGACTAGATGTAGAGAAACCACTTATACTAACCGTtaaaattttggatattaatgATAATCCTCCAGTATTTTCACAACAAATTTTCATGGGTGAAATTGAAGAAAATAGTGCCTCAA ACTCACTGGTGATGATACTAAATGCCACAGATGCAGATGAACCAAACCACTTGAATTCTAAAATTGCCTTCAAAATTGTCTCTCAGGAACCAGCAGGCACACCCATGTTCCTCCTAAGCAGAAACACTGGGGAAGTCCGTACTTTGACCAATTCTCTTGACCGAGAG CAAGCTAGCAGCTATCGTCTGGTTGTGAGTGGTGCAGACAAAGATGGAGAAGGACTATCAACTCAATGTGAATGTAATATTAAAGTGAAAGATGTCAACGATAACTTCCCAATGTTTAGAGACTCTCAG TATTCAGCAcgtattgaagaaaatattttaagttctgaaTTACTTCGATTTCAAGTAACAGATTTGGATGAAGAGTACACAGATAATTGGCTTGCAGTATATTTCTTTACCTCTGGGAATGAAGGAAATTGGTTTGAAATACAAACTGATCCTAGAACTAATGAAGGCATCCTGAAAGTGGTGAAG gCTCTAGATTATGAACAACTACAAAGCGTGAAACTTAGTATTGCTGTCAAAAACAAAGCTGAATTTCACCAATCAGTAATCTCTCGATACCGAGTTCAGTCAACCCCAGTCACAATTCAGGTAATAAATGTAAGAGAAGGAATTGCATTCCGTCCTGCTTCCAAGTCATTTACTGTGCAAAAAGGCATAAGTAGCACAAAATTGGTGGATTATATCCTGGGAACATATGAAGCCATCGATGAGGACACTAAAAAAGCTGCCTCAAATGTCAA ATATGTCATGGGACGGAATGATGGTGGATACCTAACGATTGATTCAAAAACTGCTGAAATCAAATTTGTCAAAAATATGGACCGAGATTCTACTTTCATAGTTAACAAAACAATCACAGCTGAGGTTCTGGCCATAGATG AATACACGGGTAAAACTTCTACAGGCACAGTATATGTTAGAGTACCTGGTTTCAATGACAATTGTCCAACAGCTGTCCTCGAAAAAGATGCAATTTGCAGTTCTTCACCTTCCGTGGTTGTCTCCGCTAGAACACTGAATAATAGATACACTGGCCCCTATACATTTGCACTGGAAGATCAACCTGTAAAGTTGCCTGCAGTATGGAGTATCACAACCCTCAATG CTACCTCTGCCCTCCTCAGAGCCCAGGAACAGATAGCTCCTGGAGTATACCACATCTCCCTGGTACTTACAGACAGTCAGAACAATCGGTGTGAGATGCCAGGCAGCTTGACACTGGAAGTCTGTCAGTGTGACAACAGGGGCGTCTGTGGAACTTCTTACCCAACCACAAGCCCTGGGACCAAGTATGGCAGGCCGCACTCAGGGAGGCTGGGGCCTGCCGCCATCGGCCTGCTGCTCCTTGGtctcctgctgctgctgt tGGCCCCCCTTCTGCTGTTGACCTGTGACTGTGGGGCAGGTTCTACTGGGGGAGTGACAGGTGGTTTTATCCCAGTTCCTGATGGCTCAGAGGGAACAATTCATCAGTGGGGAATTGAAGGAGCCCATCCTGAAGACAAG GAAATCACAAATATTTGTGTGCCTCCTATAACAGCCAATGGAGCCGATTTCATGGAAAGTTCTG AAGTTTGTACAAATACGTATGCCAGAGGGACAGCGGTGGAAGGCACTTCAGGAATGGAAATGACCACTAAGCTTGGAGCAGCCACTGAATCCGGAGGTGCTGCAGGCTTTGCAACAGGGACAGTGTCAGGAGCTGCTTCAGGATTCGGAGCAGCCACTGGAGTTGGCATCTGTTCCTCAGGACAGTCTGGAACCATGAGAACAAGGCATTCCACTGGAGGAACCAATAAGGACTACGCTGATGGGGCAATAAGCATGAATTTTCTGGACTCCTACTTTTCTCAG AAAGCATTTGCCTGTGCGGAGGAAGACGATGGCCAGGAAGCAAATGACTGCTTGTTGATCTATGATAATGAAGGCGCAGATGCCACTGGTTCTCCTGTGGGCTCCGTGGGTTGTTGCAGTTTTATTGCTGATGACCTAGATGACAGCTTCTTGGACTCACTTGGACCCAAATTTAAAAAACTTGCAGAGATAAGCCTTGGTGTTGATGGTGAAGGCAAACAAGTTCAGCCACCCTCTAAAGACAGCGGTTATGGGATTGAATCCTGTGGCCATCCCATAGAAGTCCAGCAGACGGGATTTGTTAAGTGCCAGACTTTGTCAGGAAGTCAAGGAGCTTCTGCTTTGTCCGCCTCTGGGTCTGTCCAGCCAGCTGTTTCTATCCCTGACCCTCTGCAGCATGGTAACTATGTGGTAACGGAGACTTACTCGGCTTCCGGTTCCCTCGTGCAACCTTCCACTGCAGGCTTTGATCCACTTCTCACACAAAATGTGATAGTGACAGAAAGGGTGATCTGTCCCATTTCCAGTGTTCCTGGCAACCTAGCTGGCCCAACGCAGCTACAAGGGTCACACACTATGCTCTGTACAGAGGATCCTTGCTCCCGTCTAATATGA